Genomic DNA from Abyssisolibacter fermentans:
GTATATTTTACAGCTTCAATTATACTTGATACTGGCTCTTTTAAAGCTTCATAAATCTCTTTAGATGTAATATCCATAGTTTTTGGTAATCCTGATATTAAATCTCTACCTCTAATACTCATTGAATCTTTTCTGGATAACACTAGCTTGCCCTCTGGGTCAAACTTTTCTAGTTTAGATTTGCTAATTAATGCTGAACCTATTTTAGTTTTAATTTCTTCAGCAGTTCTTTCACCAATCATTAAATTATAATTCTTTTTAATAAACTGTATGATTGATTCATCCAGTTCATCTCCACCAACTCTGATTGATTTACTAGTTACTATACCGCCTAAAGATATAATTGCAACTTCAGTTGTACCTCCACCTATATCAACAACCATACTTCCAGTAGGTTCTTGAACTGGTAGGTTTGCTCCAATAGCTGCTGCCATTGGTTCTTCTATCAAATAAGCTTCCCTTGCACCAGCTTGATGTGCTGCTTCCTCTACTGCTCTTTTTTCAACTTCAGTAACTCCTGATGGAACACATACAACTACTCTTGGCTGAACAAAAGAACTCTTTTGTGTAGCCTTTTTAATAAAATGTTTTATCATATTCTGGGTGATGTCAAAATCTGCTATTACTCCATCTTTCATAGGTCTAATAGCAACAATGTTCCCAGGTGTTCTACCTATCATTTTTTTAGCTTCAGAACCAACTGCCAATACATCAT
This window encodes:
- a CDS encoding rod shape-determining protein, which codes for MGLFNFFSKDMGIDLGTANTLVYVKGKGIVVREPSVVAVKTKTNDVLAVGSEAKKMIGRTPGNIVAIRPMKDGVIADFDITQNMIKHFIKKATQKSSFVQPRVVVCVPSGVTEVEKRAVEEAAHQAGAREAYLIEEPMAAAIGANLPVQEPTGSMVVDIGGGTTEVAIISLGGIVTSKSIRVGGDELDESIIQFIKKNYNLMIGERTAEEIKTKIGSALISKSKLEKFDPEGKLVLSRKDSMSIRGRDLISGLPKTMDITSKEIYEALKEPVSSIIEAVKYTLEKTPPELAADVMEIGIMLTGGGALLNGLDKLISKETGMPVNIAETPLDCVVLGTGKAVEDIDMLKKVSTNTRRS